From one Trachemys scripta elegans isolate TJP31775 chromosome 14, CAS_Tse_1.0, whole genome shotgun sequence genomic stretch:
- the LOC117886900 gene encoding zinc finger protein 271-like isoform X2 encodes MNPADGLEHENEEMNPWQGGPEHAEPRGAFSGRSEGIASQGGKTGESRRRSGRQHPVKQEDKHACHRRAFKGPQDSNAVAAEKPYKCSVCGRSFSQSSNLLTHQRLHTGERPYKCTSCGKSFNTSSALIVHRRTHTGEKSYRCPDCGRSFSEGSVLIKHWRTHTGEKPYKCSHCGKGFSQSSNLHAHQRVHTGERPYHCADCGKHFSTSSNLSAHQRVHTGERPYKCPECGRSFSQQSNLISHQRTHLEEKSHLCSDCGEGFSTNAQLLTHRRSHAGDRPYKCPDCEKSFPSRSALITHQRTHTGEKPYECPDCQRGFTRRSDLNKHRRVHTGERPFRCASCGKSFSQSSHLITHKRLHEETKPYKSCVSTTPTVLQEHDSGKDTQSRRSVGQSSAETSDGESHLAGKPHQCPDCGERFDASSELNVHRRTHPQEKSRPRANAVQRLSGSNHNAREGADPEEEADLGKRLKASPAPPNTHPKTPLEEEFSPCISTEQSPQPTSSNVSARQRSHSEGESFPCTVTKQSPVPAARQAEPRGRKARSDPSSAPPHRPAAKPFRCSECGKSFSQSSNLIKHQRTHTGERPYTCAVCKRNFNTSSTLIVHRRTHTGEKSYQCPDCGRSFRDSSVLIKHQRIHTGEKPYKCSHCGKGFAQSSNLHAHQRTHTGERPYHCPDCGRGFSQRSNLITHQRTHTEEKSYLCPNCGVGFGSRPALAAHQRAHAEGRPHQCSDCQRSFARRSDLVKHWRTHTGERPYLCPQCGRSFSQSSHLVVHQRSHLPEKPYKCTDCGKSFSTSSHLLAHQGTHTA; translated from the exons ATGAATCCAG CTGACGGGCTCGAGCATGAGAACGAAGAGATGAATCCCTGGCAGGGAGGTCCGGAGCATGCGGAACCACGCGGGGCGTTCTCGGGAAGATCCGAAGGGATTGCTTCTCAGGGGGGGAAAACCGGGGAGAGTCGGCGCAGGTCCGGGAGGCAGCACCCAGTAAAACAAGAGGATAAACATGCCTGCCATCGGCGAGCTTTCAAGGGACCCCAAGACAGCAACGCGGTCGCCGCcgagaaaccctataaatgcagCGTGTGCGGCAGGAGCTTCTCTCAGAGCTCCAACCTCCTGACTCACCAGAGGCTGCACACGGgcgagagaccctataaatgcaccagctgcgggaaaagcttcaacaCTAGCTCAGCCCTCATCGTGCACCGCCGGACCCACACCGGGGAGAAATCCTACCGCTGCCCCGACTGCGGGCGGAGCTTCAGCGAGGGCTCGGTGCTGATCAAGCACTGGCGGACCCACACGGGTGAGAAGCCCTACAAGTGCTCCCACTGCGGGAAaggcttcagccagagctccaaCCTGCACGCCCACCAGCGGgtccacaccggggagcggccctacCACTGCGCCGACTGCGGGAAACACTTCAGCACCAGCTCCAACCTCAGCGCCCACCAGCGGGTCCACACCGGGGAGCGACCCTACAAATGCCCCGAGTGCGGGCGGAGCTTCAGCCAGCAATCCAACCTGATCTCCCACCAGAGGACCCACCTTGAGGAGAAATCCCACCTATGCTCTGACTGCGGAGAAGGCTTCAGCACCAACGCCCAACTCCTGACCCATCGGAGGAGCCACGCGGGCGACAGGCCTTATAAATGTCCTGACTGCGAGAAAAGCTTCCCCAGCCGCTCCGCCCTGATCACCCATCAGAGGacccacacgggagagaaaccctacgAATGTCCTGATTGCCAGCGGGGCTTCACCCGGCGCTCGGACCTCAATAAGCACCGCCGggtccacacaggggagagaccctTTAGGTGTGCcagctgtgggaaaagcttcagccagagctcccaCCTCATTACCCATAAGAGACTCCATGAGGAGACAAAGCCCTATAAAAGTTGCGTGAGCACCACGCCGACAGTCCTCCAGGAACACGATTCCGGTAAAGATACCCAGAGCCGGAGAAGCGTCGGCCAGAGCTCGGCAGAGACCAGCGATGGGGAATCCCACCTAGCGGGGAAGCCCCATCAATGCCCCGACTGCGGAGAAAGGTTCGACGCCAGTTCCGAGCTCAATGTGCATCGGCGAACGCACCCACAGGAGAAATCTCGTCCACGTGCTAACGCCGTGCAAAGGTTAAGTGGCTCCAATCACAATGCACGAGAGGGAGCTGACCCAGAGGAGGAAGCTGATCTGGGGAAAAGATTGAAGGcgagcccagcaccccccaataCACATCCCAAAACCCCGCTGGAGGAAGAGTTCTCTCCGTGCATTAGCACTGAGCAAAGCCCCCAACCCACCAGCTCCAACGTCAGTGCACGTCAGAGATCCCACTCAGAGGGGGAATCCTTTCCATGCACTGTTACGAAGCAGAGCCCAGTGCCGGCTGCCCGCCAGGCAGAGCCAAGGGGCCGCAAGGCACGCTCTGATCCGAGCTCGGCCCCTCCGCACCGTCCAGCGGCAAAGCCCTTCAGGTGCTCCGAatgcgggaagagcttcagccagagctccaaCCTGATCAAACACCAGCGGACCCACACGGGGGAGCGCCCCTACACCTGCGCCGTCTGCAAGCGGAATTTCAACACCAGCTCGACGTTGATTGTACACCGCCGGACCCACACTGGGGAAAAATCCTATCAGTGCCCCGACTGCGGGCGCAGCTTCCGGGACAGCTCCGTACTGATCAAACACCAGaggatccacacgggagagaaaccctacaaaTGCTCCCACTGCGGGAAAGGCTTTGCCCAGAGCTCCAATCTTCACGCCCACCAGAGGAcacacaccggggagcggccctacCACTGCCCCGACTGCGGGCGGGGCTTCAGCCAGCGCTCCAACCTCATCACCCACCAGAGGACCCACACGGAGGAGAAATCCTACCTCTGTCCCAACTGCGGGGTTGGCTTCGGTTCCCGCCCGGCCCTGGCAGCCCATCAGAGGGCCCATGCAGAGGGCAGGCCCCACCAATGCTCCGACTGCCAGAGGAGCTTCGCCCGGCGCTCAGACCTCGTTAAGCACTGGCggacccacacaggagagagaccctacctTTGCCCCCAGTGCGGGAGAAGTTTCAGCCAGAGCTCCCACCTGGTGGTCCATCAACGATCGCATCTGCCGGAGAAGCCTTACAAATGCaccgactgtgggaaaagcttcagcacCAGTTCTCACCTCCTTGCCCACCAAGGGACCCACACGGCGTAG
- the LOC117886900 gene encoding zinc finger protein 271-like isoform X1 encodes MNPAADGLEHENEEMNPWQGGPEHAEPRGAFSGRSEGIASQGGKTGESRRRSGRQHPVKQEDKHACHRRAFKGPQDSNAVAAEKPYKCSVCGRSFSQSSNLLTHQRLHTGERPYKCTSCGKSFNTSSALIVHRRTHTGEKSYRCPDCGRSFSEGSVLIKHWRTHTGEKPYKCSHCGKGFSQSSNLHAHQRVHTGERPYHCADCGKHFSTSSNLSAHQRVHTGERPYKCPECGRSFSQQSNLISHQRTHLEEKSHLCSDCGEGFSTNAQLLTHRRSHAGDRPYKCPDCEKSFPSRSALITHQRTHTGEKPYECPDCQRGFTRRSDLNKHRRVHTGERPFRCASCGKSFSQSSHLITHKRLHEETKPYKSCVSTTPTVLQEHDSGKDTQSRRSVGQSSAETSDGESHLAGKPHQCPDCGERFDASSELNVHRRTHPQEKSRPRANAVQRLSGSNHNAREGADPEEEADLGKRLKASPAPPNTHPKTPLEEEFSPCISTEQSPQPTSSNVSARQRSHSEGESFPCTVTKQSPVPAARQAEPRGRKARSDPSSAPPHRPAAKPFRCSECGKSFSQSSNLIKHQRTHTGERPYTCAVCKRNFNTSSTLIVHRRTHTGEKSYQCPDCGRSFRDSSVLIKHQRIHTGEKPYKCSHCGKGFAQSSNLHAHQRTHTGERPYHCPDCGRGFSQRSNLITHQRTHTEEKSYLCPNCGVGFGSRPALAAHQRAHAEGRPHQCSDCQRSFARRSDLVKHWRTHTGERPYLCPQCGRSFSQSSHLVVHQRSHLPEKPYKCTDCGKSFSTSSHLLAHQGTHTA; translated from the exons ATGAATCCAG CAGCTGACGGGCTCGAGCATGAGAACGAAGAGATGAATCCCTGGCAGGGAGGTCCGGAGCATGCGGAACCACGCGGGGCGTTCTCGGGAAGATCCGAAGGGATTGCTTCTCAGGGGGGGAAAACCGGGGAGAGTCGGCGCAGGTCCGGGAGGCAGCACCCAGTAAAACAAGAGGATAAACATGCCTGCCATCGGCGAGCTTTCAAGGGACCCCAAGACAGCAACGCGGTCGCCGCcgagaaaccctataaatgcagCGTGTGCGGCAGGAGCTTCTCTCAGAGCTCCAACCTCCTGACTCACCAGAGGCTGCACACGGgcgagagaccctataaatgcaccagctgcgggaaaagcttcaacaCTAGCTCAGCCCTCATCGTGCACCGCCGGACCCACACCGGGGAGAAATCCTACCGCTGCCCCGACTGCGGGCGGAGCTTCAGCGAGGGCTCGGTGCTGATCAAGCACTGGCGGACCCACACGGGTGAGAAGCCCTACAAGTGCTCCCACTGCGGGAAaggcttcagccagagctccaaCCTGCACGCCCACCAGCGGgtccacaccggggagcggccctacCACTGCGCCGACTGCGGGAAACACTTCAGCACCAGCTCCAACCTCAGCGCCCACCAGCGGGTCCACACCGGGGAGCGACCCTACAAATGCCCCGAGTGCGGGCGGAGCTTCAGCCAGCAATCCAACCTGATCTCCCACCAGAGGACCCACCTTGAGGAGAAATCCCACCTATGCTCTGACTGCGGAGAAGGCTTCAGCACCAACGCCCAACTCCTGACCCATCGGAGGAGCCACGCGGGCGACAGGCCTTATAAATGTCCTGACTGCGAGAAAAGCTTCCCCAGCCGCTCCGCCCTGATCACCCATCAGAGGacccacacgggagagaaaccctacgAATGTCCTGATTGCCAGCGGGGCTTCACCCGGCGCTCGGACCTCAATAAGCACCGCCGggtccacacaggggagagaccctTTAGGTGTGCcagctgtgggaaaagcttcagccagagctcccaCCTCATTACCCATAAGAGACTCCATGAGGAGACAAAGCCCTATAAAAGTTGCGTGAGCACCACGCCGACAGTCCTCCAGGAACACGATTCCGGTAAAGATACCCAGAGCCGGAGAAGCGTCGGCCAGAGCTCGGCAGAGACCAGCGATGGGGAATCCCACCTAGCGGGGAAGCCCCATCAATGCCCCGACTGCGGAGAAAGGTTCGACGCCAGTTCCGAGCTCAATGTGCATCGGCGAACGCACCCACAGGAGAAATCTCGTCCACGTGCTAACGCCGTGCAAAGGTTAAGTGGCTCCAATCACAATGCACGAGAGGGAGCTGACCCAGAGGAGGAAGCTGATCTGGGGAAAAGATTGAAGGcgagcccagcaccccccaataCACATCCCAAAACCCCGCTGGAGGAAGAGTTCTCTCCGTGCATTAGCACTGAGCAAAGCCCCCAACCCACCAGCTCCAACGTCAGTGCACGTCAGAGATCCCACTCAGAGGGGGAATCCTTTCCATGCACTGTTACGAAGCAGAGCCCAGTGCCGGCTGCCCGCCAGGCAGAGCCAAGGGGCCGCAAGGCACGCTCTGATCCGAGCTCGGCCCCTCCGCACCGTCCAGCGGCAAAGCCCTTCAGGTGCTCCGAatgcgggaagagcttcagccagagctccaaCCTGATCAAACACCAGCGGACCCACACGGGGGAGCGCCCCTACACCTGCGCCGTCTGCAAGCGGAATTTCAACACCAGCTCGACGTTGATTGTACACCGCCGGACCCACACTGGGGAAAAATCCTATCAGTGCCCCGACTGCGGGCGCAGCTTCCGGGACAGCTCCGTACTGATCAAACACCAGaggatccacacgggagagaaaccctacaaaTGCTCCCACTGCGGGAAAGGCTTTGCCCAGAGCTCCAATCTTCACGCCCACCAGAGGAcacacaccggggagcggccctacCACTGCCCCGACTGCGGGCGGGGCTTCAGCCAGCGCTCCAACCTCATCACCCACCAGAGGACCCACACGGAGGAGAAATCCTACCTCTGTCCCAACTGCGGGGTTGGCTTCGGTTCCCGCCCGGCCCTGGCAGCCCATCAGAGGGCCCATGCAGAGGGCAGGCCCCACCAATGCTCCGACTGCCAGAGGAGCTTCGCCCGGCGCTCAGACCTCGTTAAGCACTGGCggacccacacaggagagagaccctacctTTGCCCCCAGTGCGGGAGAAGTTTCAGCCAGAGCTCCCACCTGGTGGTCCATCAACGATCGCATCTGCCGGAGAAGCCTTACAAATGCaccgactgtgggaaaagcttcagcacCAGTTCTCACCTCCTTGCCCACCAAGGGACCCACACGGCGTAG
- the LOC117886970 gene encoding E3 ubiquitin-protein ligase TRIM39-like, producing MATESSGVETLQRELACSICLEYFQDPVSIQCGHNFCRACISQCWEGSVRNFSCPQCRKTARKRNFRPNRELARVIEIAKGLSFQAAKGLGRCEKHQEALKLFCEDDQTPICVVCRESQAHRAHTVVPIEEAGLDYKEQIQTRLQTLKEEKAKLLGFKETEEGRCQQHLKQTQAERQKIVSLFQQLHQMLEEKERLLLVQLKELDKTIVRIQNENVTKLSEKISRLSEQISEMERKCQQAANEFPQDVRSTLSRCKKGKSQQQVEIPLELEEFLSEFSQGNSVRKTLKESKVNVTLDPDTAHPELTVSEDRRSVRWGDTRRRVPDNPKRFDAEPCVLGCEGFTSGRHYWEVEVGDGGYWAMGVARESVRRKEEISHSHEAGIWILCQCVDEYWAQTSPLTTLYLSWDPRRIGVLLDYEVGRVSFFDADNEKPIFTFPPASFGGERVHPWFHLCGEDMQLQLCP from the exons ATGGCCACAgagagctctggggtggagacCCTGCAAAGAGAGCTGGCTTGCTCCATCTGTCTGGAGTACTTTCAGGACCCGGTGTCGATACAATGCGGACACAATTTCTGCCGAGCCTGCATcagccagtgctgggagggatcGGTTAGAAacttctcctgcccccagtgcagaaAAACTGCCCGGAAAAGAAACTTCAGGCCCAACAGGGAGCTGGCGAGAGTTATCGAAATAGCCAAAGGGCTGAGTTTCCAGGCAGCCAAAGGCTTGGGAAGGTGTGAGAAACACCAGGAGGCTCTGAAACTGTTCTGTGAAGATGATCAAACCCCCATCTGTGTGGTTTGCAGAGAGTCCCAGGCTCACAGAGCTCACACGGTGGTTCCCATAGAGGAGGCTGGCTTGGATTACAAG GAACAAATCCAGACCCGCCTGCAGACCCTGAAGGAAGAGAAGGCAAAGCTGCTGGGATTTAAAGAGACTGAAGAGGGGAGATGCCAGCAGCATCTG AAACAGACACAAGCCGAGAGGCAGAAGATTGTGTCTCTATTTCAACAACTGCACCAGATGCTGGAGGAAAAAGAGCGACTCCTGCTGGTCCAGCTAAAAGAGCTGGACAAGACGATTGTGAGGATCCAGAATGAAAATGTCACCAAACTCTCCGAGAAGATTTCCCGGCTCAGTGAGCAGATCAGTGAGATGGAGCGGAAGTGCCAGCAGGCAGCGAATGAATTCCCACAG gatGTCAGAAGCACCTTGAGCAG GTGCAAAAAGGGGAAGTCCCAGCAGCAGGTGGAGATTCCTCTTGAGCTGGAGGAGTTCCTCAGTGAATTCTCTCAGGGGAACAGTGTCAGGAAGACGCTGAAGGAATCCAAAG tgaatgtgactctggatccagacacagCTCATCCCGAACTCACGGTGTCTGAGGATCGGAGAAGCGTGAGATGGGGAGACACGCGGCGGCGAGTGCCTGACAATCCCAAAAGATTTGACGCTgagccctgtgtgctgggctgtgagggattcaCCTCGGGGAGACactactgggaggtggaggtgggggatgggggataCTGGGCCatgggggtggccagagagtctgtgaggaggaaggaagagatCAGCCATAGCCATGAGGCGGGAATCTGGATTTTGTGCCAGTGCGTGGATGAATACTGGGCCCAGACCTCCCCTCTGACCACCCTCTATCTGAGCTGGGACCCCAGGAGGATTGGGGTTTTGCTGGACTACGAAGTGGGGCGGGTGTCTTTCTTCGACGCGGACAACGAGAAACCCATCTTCACTTTCCCGCCGGCCTCCTTCGGCGGGGAGAGAGTCCACCCTTGGTTCCATCTCTGTGGGGAAGACATGCAGCTCCAACTGTGTCCCTGA